A window of Phragmites australis chromosome 15, lpPhrAust1.1, whole genome shotgun sequence genomic DNA:
CCTTGCCGTCGCAGCAGCAAAGCAAgcagcaaggaggaggaggaggccaggaagaagaagaagaagaaaccgtGTCACTGAAGCTGCTGCGACGGCTGATCAAGCACGTGCAGGAGCCGGAGCAGTACTACGAGTGGACGACGAGCTACGTCGACGAGAGCAGGATCTACGGCTGGGTCAAGGACGCCGACAAGGTGGTGGACGCCCTCGTCGGCCCCGACGGAGACCAGAAGCATCTTTTCCGGGCGGCGGGCATCGCCGGCATCCACGGGAGCGGCAAGACGGCGCTGGCACAGAGGGTGTTCGTGCACGGGAGGGTCAAGGACAACTTCCCGCTCCGCCTCTGGGTCTGCGTCGGCCCGCCGGACTCCGAGGACCGGTTCGATCTCCTCTACCGGATGCTCGACAACCTCGGCCTCGACACCTACCAGGTCGAGCACATCGTCGACAAGTCTAACGCCGTCAAATCGCACCGGGAAGCCGAGGAGAAAAGGATCCTCAACGACCCCGCTGCCGtcgagaacatcaagaagaaggCCGCCAATATGAACAACCCCGTCCAAGATGCCCAGAAACAGGAGGAGGCCATCGAGAAGACCGACGACGTCAAAGATGCCACGAAGAAGGAAGACGGGACCGTCACCGAGCCCCCCGCCGGCGAACATGCCAAGGAACAGGACGACGGCAACTTCAACAAACTGCTGAAGGAGACGGTCGATAAGTCTGCTGCTgtccaaaaatccaaaatcgGTGCGAATACATATTACAGTTCTTGCCCTTAACTAATTAAATCTCTCAGTGGATTTAACAGACATGCTTCTTGATCATGCGATGCAATGCAACGTACATGCACACAGGGGTGTTGCTGTACATCCTGCACGTGACGCTGTCCAAGACAGGGTACCTCATCGTGTTCGACGACATCCGGGCGTACGGCGACGACGGCTGGTACAGCAACCTgacgctgctgccgccgccggggGGCGAGTGGGGGGACTGCCTCGCCTACGGCCTGCCCAAGGGGAAGCACAAGAGCGCCGTGCTCGTCACCTGCCGCAAGGACGACGACGCCAG
This region includes:
- the LOC133892305 gene encoding probable disease resistance protein At5g45440, translating into MENKGRLLTERSGGPSPGGLGRSDDQLLPLSKREELARLLPTIERAFLQCKQPQPEAEHPSEKKMPSASGCNPFKSLPSQQQSKQQGGGGGQEEEEEETVSLKLLRRLIKHVQEPEQYYEWTTSYVDESRIYGWVKDADKVVDALVGPDGDQKHLFRAAGIAGIHGSGKTALAQRVFVHGRVKDNFPLRLWVCVGPPDSEDRFDLLYRMLDNLGLDTYQVEHIVDKSNAVKSHREAEEKRILNDPAAVENIKKKAANMNNPVQDAQKQEEAIEKTDDVKDATKKEDGTVTEPPAGEHAKEQDDGNFNKLLKETVDKSAAVQKSKIGVLLYILHVTLSKTGYLIVFDDIRAYGDDGWYSNLTLLPPPGGEWGDCLAYGLPKGKHKSAVLVTCRKDDDARTMVRTGRVFRPPKLEPEDGWELFKREYEQAKKLKDAKHKDGKDGKGEDMLFKELEQMKEQIVNKCLGLPVAIVEAAKGFALSDLDPLQDASPPKEAAAAKPAEDQTVSSKDMQAGEEAEADKSEN